A genome region from Vibrio tapetis subsp. tapetis includes the following:
- a CDS encoding OmpA family protein: MKHLLILLSIVVGSTASAASNNIDEQYDYLETPVSNQIADLADQDLDGVINARDLCKNTPAGAEIDNNGCETYYEATEKKQLKVLFANNSTEISPLFITQVRTMAEFLTAYPDTSIELQGFASKTGNAEHNLALSKQRATNVRKALISYGVSHTRIKTVGFGDTITAAEGNTDTTHALNRRVVATVVGFHGEVAKEWTIFTTIAK, translated from the coding sequence ATGAAACACCTATTAATACTACTTTCCATTGTTGTAGGTAGCACTGCGAGTGCTGCGTCAAACAATATTGATGAGCAATACGATTATTTGGAAACGCCCGTTTCAAATCAAATCGCGGACCTAGCCGATCAAGATCTCGACGGAGTAATTAACGCCAGAGATCTGTGCAAAAACACCCCCGCCGGAGCTGAGATAGACAATAATGGGTGCGAGACCTACTACGAAGCCACGGAGAAAAAGCAACTAAAGGTTCTATTTGCTAATAACTCGACGGAAATATCACCACTTTTTATCACTCAAGTAAGAACCATGGCCGAATTTCTTACCGCTTACCCTGACACATCCATTGAGTTGCAAGGTTTTGCCAGTAAAACAGGCAACGCGGAACACAATTTGGCGCTATCAAAGCAAAGAGCAACCAATGTACGCAAAGCACTTATTAGCTATGGTGTAAGTCACACACGTATAAAGACTGTAGGTTTTGGAGACACCATAACTGCAGCTGAAGGCAATACGGATACCACTCACGCCCTCAACCGTCGAGTTGTAGCAACCGTTGTTGGCTTCCATGGCGAAGTCGCCAAAGAGTGGACCATATTTACGACAATAGCGAAGTAG
- a CDS encoding DUF2750 domain-containing protein, producing MTKLTGDLQANLELFVTETKQNKLVWGLRNDEGWLACDSTEFENSEVMPFWSSKEDAAAHNVEEWADFEVLEIPLDIFVEDWLITLSEDGVLVGSNWNAELQGKEIEPGELAKLYL from the coding sequence ATGACTAAATTAACCGGTGATCTTCAAGCAAACCTTGAATTATTCGTTACAGAAACTAAGCAGAACAAACTTGTTTGGGGCCTTCGAAACGATGAAGGTTGGTTAGCTTGTGACTCAACTGAGTTTGAAAACAGCGAAGTCATGCCATTTTGGTCTTCAAAAGAAGACGCAGCGGCTCATAATGTTGAAGAATGGGCTGATTTTGAAGTACTGGAAATCCCATTAGACATTTTTGTTGAAGATTGGTTAATCACACTTTCTGAAGACGGTGTACTGGTTGGTAGCAACTGGAATGCTGAACTTCAAGGTAAAGAAATCGAACCAGGCGAGCTGGCGAAGCTTTACCTATAA